A single window of Eucalyptus grandis isolate ANBG69807.140 chromosome 1, ASM1654582v1, whole genome shotgun sequence DNA harbors:
- the LOC104435534 gene encoding LOW QUALITY PROTEIN: UDP-glycosyltransferase 73B4 (The sequence of the model RefSeq protein was modified relative to this genomic sequence to represent the inferred CDS: inserted 1 base in 1 codon) — protein sequence MPSPMSTQQRQPHVVIFPFMAHGHTLPLLDLSKALFRKNIEVTIITTPSNAKSITQHLVNSPTIQVIEIPFPSNGYGLPKGCENTSQLPSMDLHFAFLSATKQLKKPFEDVLASMSASEAGLPLCVISDFFLGWTLESCRAFGVPRLVFHGMSVLAMAISKSLCQHMPHLKPAASQNPSSLDLPGMRVPFDLAISDVPESIRNLDLNNPACQFLWEVAEADVNSWGVIINSFEELERSHISSFESFYHNGAKAWCVGPLFLCDDDKKLKDCEKFNNCNQIKHSLSAMQWLTEQVTPASVLYVSFGTQADVANAQLDEIAFGLKESGFXFIWVVRSTTWCVPKDVEEGVKSGKGLIVREWVDQRQILGHRSIGGFLSHCGWNSVLESISAGVPILAWPMMAEQPLNVKLVVSGLGAGIGLNWADWSGRRMCVPREEVCDGVRELMGGEKGRRARERAQALGRAARRAVKEGGSSHETLNKLIDQLCGVSDVSLKF from the exons ATGCCTTCTCCAATGTCCACCCAACAACGACAGCCCCATGTTGTGATCTTCCCTTTCATGGCCCACGGCCACACACTGCCCTTACTAGACCTGTCAAAGGCACTTTTTCGCAAGAACATCGAAGTGACCATCATCACAACTCCTTCAAATGCCAAGTCAATCACCCAACACTTAGTAAATTCTCCCACAATTCAGGTCATCGAAATCCCATTCCCATCCAACGGTTATGGCCTCCCGAAAGGCTGTGAAAACACCTCCCAGCTTCCCTCGATGGACCTACACTTTGCCTTCCTCAGCGCCACCAAGCAGCTCAAGAAGCCTTTTGAGGATGTCCTAGCGTCCATGTCGGCTTCAGAGGCCGGCCTTCCTCTATGCGTCATCTCCGATTTCTTTCTCGGCTGGACCCTCGAGTCATGCCGAGCCTTTGGTGTTCCTAGGCTGGTGTTCCATGGGATGAGTGTCCTCGCAATGGCCATTTCTAAATCCTTATGCCAACACATGCCTCATTTGAAGCCAGCGGCTTCCCAGAACCCTAGTTCTTTAGATCTTCCAGGTATGAGGGTCCCGTTTGACCTGGCGATCTCGGACGTCCCAGAGTCAATAAGGAATTTGGATCTGAACAATCCGGCTTGTCAGTTCTTGTGGGAAGTCGCTGAGGCCGATGTGAATAGTTGGGGCGTCATTATCAACAGCTTCGAGGAACTAGAGAGAAGCCATATCTCATCTTTCGAGTCGTTTTATCATAATGGAGCCAAAGCTTGGTGTGTAGGTCCTCTTTTCCTGTGTGATGATGACAAGAAGCTCAAAGATTGCGAAAAGTTCAACAATTgtaatcaaataaagcataGTCTTAGTGCAATGCAATGGCTCACCGAGCAAGTCACACCGGCGTCCGTACTATATGTCTCGTTCGGGACGCAGGCTGATGTGGCGAACGCCCAATTGGACGAAATTGCATTCGGGTTGAAGGAATCGGGGT CATTCATATGGGTGGTACGGTCAACGACCTGGTGTGTGCCAAAAGATGTGGAAGAGGGCGTGAAATCAGGTAAGGGCTTGATAGTAAGGGAATGGGTCGACCAGCGGCAGATATTGGGTCACAGGTCAATAGGCGGGTTCCTGAGCCACTGTGGTTGGAACTCGGTTCTGGAGAGCATATCGGCAGGCGTGCCAATCCTGGCTTGGCCAATGATGGCGGAACAACCGTTGAACGTGAAGCTAGTCGTAAGCGGGCTTGGGGCGGGAATCGGGTTGAACTGGGCAGACTGGTCGGGACGAAGGATGTGTGTTCCCAGGGAAGAAGTTTGTGACGGTGTGAGGGAGCTGATGGGTGGAGAGAAGGGGAGGAGGGCCAGGGAAAGGGCCCAAGCCCTAGGAAGAGCGGCTAGGCGAGCGGTAAAAGAAGGTGGCTCGAGCCATGAGACTCTCAACAAGCTAATCGATCAGCTATGTGGAGTTTCCGACGTTTCATTGAAGTTTTGA